The following are encoded together in the Bacteroidales bacterium MB20-C3-3 genome:
- a CDS encoding MBL fold metallo-hydrolase: protein MKVLKITTLVENHVTGEGLGAEHGLSLLLEIVNKEGDVLSRHLFDTGQGDLFAKNAAVMNIDLRQIDSVFISHGHYDHAGGLDSFLKLNQNALVYIKESALIPKHNGSRFTGFRHDNSLSAGRLIFVENPLEIYPGLFIMPEISIFNQSDTSFINGDLFEDELYVAYNDGISITVISGCSHRGITNIIRSAEEYFNLPVHNIVAGLHTNNASENRLLFLVDKLSSGSLKRASLCHCTGIDSYCYLKNSMKDVSITYNSCGSRIYF from the coding sequence ATGAAAGTCTTGAAAATTACTACGCTTGTTGAAAATCATGTAACAGGAGAGGGGTTGGGTGCTGAACATGGCCTCTCTCTTTTACTTGAAATTGTAAATAAAGAGGGAGATGTTCTTTCAAGACATCTGTTTGATACAGGTCAGGGAGATCTTTTTGCCAAGAATGCTGCAGTTATGAATATTGATCTGAGGCAAATTGACAGTGTCTTTATTAGTCATGGACATTATGACCATGCAGGAGGGCTGGATTCTTTTCTTAAACTAAATCAAAATGCTTTAGTATATATAAAGGAGTCTGCACTTATACCTAAACATAATGGTTCGAGGTTTACTGGATTCAGACACGATAACTCTCTCTCTGCCGGAAGGTTGATTTTTGTGGAGAATCCACTGGAGATTTATCCCGGATTATTTATCATGCCTGAAATTTCAATATTCAATCAATCCGATACAAGTTTTATAAACGGAGATTTATTTGAAGATGAATTATATGTGGCTTATAATGATGGCATTTCAATTACAGTAATTTCCGGTTGCTCTCACAGAGGTATTACAAATATTATCCGTTCAGCAGAGGAGTATTTTAATTTACCTGTTCATAATATTGTAGCAGGGCTACATACAAACAATGCCTCTGAAAACAGACTCCTGTTTCTTGTGGATAAACTCTCCTCCGGCTCTTTAAAGAGAGCGTCATTATGCCATTGTACCGGCATTGACAGTTATTGTTATTTAAAGAATAGTATGAAAGATGTGAGTATTACTTACAACAGCTGTGGAAGTAGAATATATTTCTGA
- a CDS encoding Mrp/NBP35 family ATP-binding protein: MEKQEQLIKSKPEGIKKIIVVASGKGGVGKSTVAAGLAMSLASEGHSVGLLDADIYGPSIPLLFNLKGKRPFVVDKDGKTYLVPFINFGIKLMSIGFLIDTREPVIWRGPKASSGLSQLLNDTMWGELDYLIIDTPPGTGDIHITILQNMAADGVIFVTTPQIMAMDDVEKAIAMYKNPQIGIPVIGVVENMSWFTPSSHPDEKYFLFGKGGGERLATEFGIPLLAQIPVNENVGVSCDGGKMGDLTTDRQVYEAFMKLIDIIT; this comes from the coding sequence ATGGAGAAACAGGAACAATTAATCAAGAGCAAGCCTGAGGGTATAAAAAAAATAATTGTAGTTGCATCCGGTAAGGGGGGTGTAGGTAAATCCACCGTAGCAGCCGGTCTTGCAATGAGTCTGGCATCAGAGGGCCATTCCGTCGGGCTGCTGGATGCCGATATATATGGTCCGTCAATTCCTTTGTTGTTCAATCTTAAAGGGAAGAGACCATTTGTAGTTGATAAGGATGGGAAAACCTATCTGGTACCATTTATCAACTTTGGGATAAAGCTAATGTCTATTGGTTTTCTTATTGATACAAGAGAGCCGGTTATATGGAGAGGCCCCAAGGCATCAAGTGGATTATCTCAGCTGCTTAACGACACTATGTGGGGTGAGCTTGATTATTTAATCATAGATACGCCTCCGGGAACCGGAGATATACATATAACAATTCTTCAGAACATGGCAGCTGACGGGGTGATTTTTGTTACCACTCCTCAGATTATGGCTATGGATGATGTAGAGAAGGCAATAGCTATGTACAAGAACCCTCAGATTGGAATACCTGTTATAGGAGTTGTTGAAAATATGTCATGGTTTACACCCTCTTCACACCCTGATGAGAAATATTTCCTTTTTGGTAAAGGAGGAGGCGAGAGGTTGGCAACTGAATTTGGAATCCCTTTGCTGGCACAGATACCTGTTAATGAGAATGTGGGAGTAAGCTGTGATGGGGGAAAGATGGGAGATTTAACAACTGACAGGCAGGTATATGAAGCATTTATGAAACTTATTGACATCATAACTTAA
- a CDS encoding site-specific integrase, which translates to MTKILKILAKKINPDSGKSEVLLRLRHGHDIALRAKTHLFISSKFFVKQREGLDAPGEIVVKSRIPSPEITQAKEVRNKVEEMCRLFEDMITSEKPANITLDWLQKKVDMYIYGDVSEQRVIVPKPKTFFNHFDDYLALSHFSVTRINHFRVLYRALKRYSLFKKYEITFDSLNPIILVDFEGFLREEHTFFKVINKASGKNDNQSGEVLVPVKKYEAVFKQFPECRPPKPRGDNYVKGLLTLLRTFIIWANKTGKTQHNPFKERQISECVYGTPIFITDEERRIIYETDLSYDKRLEQQRDIFIFQCYIGCRVSDLYSMRQSNIITERTSRGDRKCINYIPRKTKEGNPITVSVPLSETALKILKKYEYMQNEVLVDNRYSKENKNKAIKVKPSTKSDAPIFPLIAQQRYNEYIKEVFKASGITRSVSLINPTTGEIEQKSIADVASSHMARRTFVGNLYNKVQDPNLVGSLSGHKEGSRAFARYRTINIDIKADLIDKM; encoded by the coding sequence ATGACTAAGATACTGAAGATTCTTGCAAAGAAAATCAACCCCGATTCCGGGAAGTCTGAAGTTCTGCTGAGGCTGCGTCATGGACATGATATAGCTCTCCGTGCTAAGACTCATCTATTCATCTCTTCTAAGTTTTTTGTCAAACAGAGAGAGGGGCTGGACGCCCCTGGAGAGATCGTTGTGAAATCCAGGATCCCATCACCTGAAATTACCCAGGCAAAAGAGGTCAGAAACAAAGTTGAGGAGATGTGCAGGTTATTTGAAGATATGATAACCTCAGAAAAACCTGCCAATATCACTTTAGACTGGCTCCAGAAAAAGGTAGACATGTATATTTATGGAGATGTGAGCGAACAAAGAGTTATAGTTCCAAAACCAAAAACGTTCTTCAACCATTTTGATGATTACCTCGCATTATCCCATTTTTCAGTGACCCGGATAAACCACTTTCGTGTTTTGTATCGTGCCCTTAAGCGGTACTCTCTTTTCAAAAAATATGAAATAACATTTGATTCCTTAAATCCAATAATCCTTGTTGATTTTGAGGGATTTTTAAGAGAAGAACACACTTTTTTTAAGGTGATTAATAAAGCTTCAGGTAAGAATGATAATCAGAGTGGGGAAGTACTGGTTCCTGTCAAAAAATATGAAGCTGTTTTTAAGCAATTTCCGGAATGTCGTCCACCAAAACCAAGGGGAGATAATTATGTAAAAGGACTTCTTACACTTCTCAGGACATTCATTATTTGGGCAAATAAAACAGGAAAAACACAACATAATCCATTTAAGGAACGTCAGATTTCAGAGTGTGTATATGGTACCCCAATTTTCATTACTGATGAGGAGCGAAGGATAATTTATGAAACAGATCTATCCTACGACAAACGCTTAGAGCAGCAGAGGGATATTTTTATATTTCAATGTTATATTGGTTGTAGAGTTAGCGATTTATACTCTATGCGCCAGTCTAACATAATAACAGAAAGAACATCAAGAGGAGATCGCAAGTGTATTAATTACATACCAAGAAAGACCAAAGAGGGTAATCCGATTACTGTATCTGTCCCTCTTAGTGAGACGGCCTTAAAAATTCTGAAGAAATATGAATATATGCAGAATGAGGTACTTGTAGACAATCGGTATTCAAAAGAGAATAAAAATAAAGCAATAAAGGTTAAGCCCTCTACTAAATCTGATGCCCCCATTTTTCCTCTGATTGCACAACAACGTTATAATGAATATATCAAGGAGGTATTTAAAGCTAGTGGGATTACACGCTCAGTATCTCTGATTAACCCAACCACAGGTGAAATTGAACAGAAAAGTATAGCAGATGTCGCTTCTTCGCACATGGCCAGAAGAACCTTTGTCGGTAACCTTTACAATAAGGTCCAGGATCCAAACCTGGTCGGCAGCCTCAGCGGACACAAAGAGGGAAGCAGGGCCTTTGCCAGGTATAGAACTATAAATATTGATATAAAAGCGGACCTGATAGATAAGATGTAA
- a CDS encoding vWA domain-containing protein, protein MENKHQVHNLIILDESGSMESIKNTIIKGFNELVQTIHGIEKQFPEQEHFISFVTFNSLGTKFIHLVDPAGKLSQIDDRKYCPNACTPLFDAMGFALVTLKQALTDKSNYNVLVTVLTDGEENNSKEYSVNSIKAMVEELKQENWTFTYIGTDHDVEKIALSISITNTLKFSRSDEDIKQMFDIDKNARIKYSKNVSMFANFSDNDNYFDKE, encoded by the coding sequence ATGGAAAACAAGCATCAGGTTCACAACTTAATTATTCTTGACGAGAGTGGCTCAATGGAGTCAATAAAAAACACCATTATCAAGGGATTTAATGAGCTGGTTCAGACTATTCACGGAATTGAAAAACAGTTTCCAGAGCAGGAGCACTTTATCTCCTTTGTAACATTCAACAGCCTTGGTACAAAATTTATACACCTTGTCGATCCTGCAGGTAAACTATCACAGATAGATGACAGAAAATACTGCCCTAACGCATGCACTCCTCTTTTTGATGCAATGGGTTTTGCGTTAGTTACACTGAAACAGGCTTTGACCGATAAAAGCAACTACAATGTTCTTGTAACCGTCCTCACAGACGGAGAAGAGAACAACTCTAAGGAGTACTCGGTAAACTCTATTAAGGCAATGGTTGAGGAGCTAAAACAAGAGAACTGGACATTCACATATATTGGAACAGATCATGATGTAGAGAAAATTGCTCTCTCAATCTCTATAACCAACACACTGAAATTTAGCAGATCTGACGAAGATATTAAACAAATGTTCGATATTGACAAAAATGCCAGGATCAAATACAGTAAGAATGTATCTATGTTCGCAAACTTCAGCGACAATGATAATTATTTTGATAAAGAATAA
- a CDS encoding IS3 family transposase — MGFIGCLLRNIDFLYTEDPTRGTRRMYQAFKRLGFNIGRYKVRSLMRLMRIKTIYCKPRTTFCDPAKYKYPYLLRNLPINETNHVWAIDISYIPLKKGYMYLFAIIDIYSRYLVGWSLSNTMTAEWVVNAISDAIIRYGSPKIINSDQGSQFTSEEYINFLKEQEIQISMDGKGRATDDSFVERFFRTIKYDKIYLELPENGTDLHRCCSEFVNFYNNLREHSSLDYTTPAKIFNKAA; from the coding sequence ATGGGTTTTATCGGATGCCTACTGAGAAACATTGATTTTCTTTATACTGAAGATCCAACCAGAGGAACCAGAAGAATGTATCAAGCTTTTAAACGTTTGGGCTTCAACATTGGCCGATACAAGGTACGTTCTCTAATGCGTTTGATGCGTATAAAGACCATTTATTGTAAGCCCAGAACAACATTTTGTGATCCGGCTAAATACAAGTATCCCTACCTTTTGAGAAACTTACCGATAAATGAAACCAATCATGTTTGGGCAATAGATATCTCCTATATCCCTCTTAAAAAGGGTTATATGTATCTCTTTGCAATAATTGATATCTACAGTCGATATCTTGTGGGTTGGAGTTTGTCAAATACAATGACAGCTGAGTGGGTTGTAAATGCAATTTCTGATGCCATTATAAGATATGGCTCTCCCAAAATAATCAACTCAGATCAGGGAAGCCAGTTTACATCTGAAGAATATATCAATTTCCTTAAAGAACAAGAAATACAGATATCTATGGACGGAAAAGGAAGAGCAACAGACGATTCATTCGTTGAGAGGTTTTTCAGGACTATCAAATATGATAAAATATATTTAGAACTCCCTGAGAATGGTACAGATTTGCATAGGTGCTGCAGCGAGTTTGTAAATTTTTACAATAATTTGAGAGAGCATTCAAGCCTGGATTACACAACGCCGGCAAAAATATTCAACAAAGCGGCGTAA
- a CDS encoding ATP-binding protein, translated as MELAVISGKGGTGKSSITSAFATMNRQVVLADCDVDAANLHIIMNPDIEETQVYIAGEKAVIDQDKCTGCRLCEEYCRFDAISSINGICIVDEISCDGCKLCARLCPSKAIEMVPNDKSRMHSGSFRNGKMVYGRLEPGEENSGKLVAMVRSKAREISEREGLETILIDAPPGIGCALISSISGVSDLLIVTEPSISAKSDLNRTLQLLENYSSNKYVVINKYDLSPDLTTEVEELCKIYDVSVIGKIPFDRVVVDAMVNRKSIIEFNPDSVVSIELEKIWKTIKSYK; from the coding sequence ATGGAACTTGCAGTAATAAGCGGAAAGGGTGGAACCGGCAAGAGCAGTATTACATCTGCTTTTGCTACAATGAATAGGCAAGTTGTCCTTGCGGATTGTGATGTGGATGCGGCAAACCTGCATATAATAATGAATCCGGATATTGAGGAGACTCAAGTATATATTGCAGGTGAAAAGGCTGTTATTGATCAGGATAAATGTACAGGGTGCCGACTGTGTGAAGAGTATTGCCGTTTTGATGCAATCTCCTCAATAAATGGAATTTGTATTGTTGATGAAATATCGTGCGACGGGTGTAAACTTTGTGCGCGGTTATGTCCCTCTAAAGCAATAGAAATGGTTCCAAACGATAAGAGCAGGATGCACTCCGGATCCTTCAGAAATGGGAAGATGGTATATGGAAGACTGGAACCGGGAGAGGAGAATTCTGGTAAACTGGTAGCAATGGTAAGGAGTAAGGCCAGAGAAATTTCCGAGAGAGAGGGATTGGAGACTATTCTGATTGACGCTCCTCCGGGCATAGGGTGTGCATTAATATCTTCAATATCCGGAGTGTCAGATCTCTTAATAGTTACAGAACCATCCATCTCAGCAAAAAGCGATCTCAACAGAACTCTTCAACTTCTAGAAAATTACAGTTCAAATAAATATGTCGTAATCAATAAATATGACCTCTCTCCTGATTTAACTACAGAGGTTGAGGAGTTATGCAAAATTTACGATGTTAGCGTTATCGGAAAAATTCCTTTTGACCGGGTGGTAGTTGATGCAATGGTCAACAGAAAAAGTATAATTGAATTTAATCCGGATTCAGTTGTAAGTATTGAATTGGAAAAAATATGGAAAACAATAAAAAGTTATAAATAG
- a CDS encoding NifB/NifX family molybdenum-iron cluster-binding protein translates to MKRKFAVPLENGVLCSHFGHCTQFAFIDTDGNTVLSETLATPPPHEPGILPLWLYGEQVTDIIAGGMGQHAQSILVQNGIKVHMGAPQKSAKALVEDCLNDILETGANQCDH, encoded by the coding sequence ATGAAAAGAAAATTTGCAGTTCCACTTGAAAATGGGGTTTTATGTTCACACTTTGGACATTGTACACAGTTTGCGTTTATTGATACAGATGGTAATACAGTTCTCTCTGAGACACTGGCTACTCCTCCACCCCATGAGCCGGGAATTTTACCTTTATGGCTTTATGGTGAGCAGGTAACAGATATTATTGCAGGTGGGATGGGGCAGCACGCTCAATCTATTTTGGTTCAAAATGGTATTAAAGTTCATATGGGAGCACCTCAGAAGTCAGCAAAGGCACTTGTGGAGGATTGTCTTAACGATATATTGGAGACAGGAGCTAATCAATGTGATCACTAG
- a CDS encoding AAA family ATPase has protein sequence MMGAGDSFTDKISLELEKNTGVNDECKYVGMLSIKTANKSVDDALKMPDPVDLYYGLLNEGEVACLFADSNAGKSIFAVQMADYISRYRKVIYVDCELSEKQFQLRYTSKELGFRYYFSNNFYRAEIDPALVGVENYEQAIIKDIEDAALQTDAKIVIIDNLTYLCNSSEKGDVAGLFMMKLLALKKKHSLTLLIISHTPKRNLSNPITQNDLAGSKKLYNFFDNVFAIGQSAKDKRIKFVKQVKVRASEYIYDSNNVIIYEITNDNGYVHFLHKGYGKESEHLKEKSDDDDLQNHSTIMFYHKEGKSVREIADLVNMSKTTVHRIISQEKRREDFSQDGSVPCEDAGQEGQSGQVHPLLFKSEMEDSSIFEIDEDFDAL, from the coding sequence ATGATGGGAGCGGGAGATAGCTTTACAGATAAGATCTCTTTGGAGCTTGAGAAAAATACCGGTGTCAACGATGAATGTAAATATGTTGGCATGCTCTCAATCAAGACTGCCAACAAATCTGTTGATGATGCCCTAAAGATGCCTGACCCGGTGGACCTATATTATGGGCTCCTCAACGAGGGGGAGGTGGCCTGTCTGTTTGCCGACTCTAATGCCGGCAAATCCATTTTTGCAGTGCAAATGGCAGATTACATATCCAGGTATAGAAAAGTTATTTATGTGGATTGTGAGCTATCGGAAAAGCAATTTCAGCTGAGATACACAAGTAAAGAACTGGGGTTCCGATATTATTTTTCTAATAACTTTTACAGGGCGGAGATTGATCCTGCACTAGTAGGCGTAGAGAATTATGAACAGGCAATCATCAAAGACATTGAGGATGCTGCCCTGCAGACTGATGCTAAAATAGTGATAATAGATAATCTTACATACCTCTGTAACAGTTCTGAAAAGGGTGATGTGGCGGGATTATTTATGATGAAGTTGTTAGCCCTGAAAAAGAAACACTCTCTTACTCTGTTAATAATCTCCCACACCCCTAAACGGAATTTAAGCAATCCCATTACCCAAAACGACCTGGCAGGCTCCAAGAAGCTCTATAACTTCTTTGATAACGTCTTTGCCATTGGACAGTCTGCAAAGGATAAGCGAATCAAGTTTGTCAAGCAAGTGAAAGTAAGAGCTAGTGAATATATCTATGATTCCAATAATGTCATTATTTATGAAATCACAAATGATAATGGTTATGTCCATTTTCTTCATAAGGGGTATGGAAAGGAGTCTGAGCACCTGAAGGAGAAGAGTGATGACGATGATTTGCAGAATCATTCTACCATTATGTTCTATCATAAAGAGGGGAAATCTGTCAGGGAAATTGCCGATTTGGTCAACATGAGCAAAACCACAGTTCACCGGATTATCTCCCAGGAGAAAAGGAGGGAGGATTTTTCCCAGGATGGTTCTGTCCCATGTGAGGACGCGGGACAGGAGGGACAATCGGGACAGGTGCATCCTCTTCTGTTTAAATCTGAAATGGAGGATTCATCCATTTTCGAAATTGATGAAGATTTTGATGCATTATGA
- a CDS encoding NifB/NifX family molybdenum-iron cluster-binding protein codes for MKTVITSTGSTLDSKMDKRFGRCSFFVVYDSETGSVEFVPNENAESVEGAGVASARLVATKGAEKVVSGEFGNKVKNIFDSLGVRLIMIKEDKTIEQIIELLKNNKE; via the coding sequence ATGAAAACAGTAATAACATCAACAGGTAGCACACTTGATTCAAAGATGGATAAACGCTTTGGCAGATGTTCATTTTTTGTAGTTTACGACTCCGAGACTGGTTCAGTTGAGTTTGTCCCTAATGAAAATGCAGAGAGTGTTGAGGGGGCAGGAGTGGCCTCGGCAAGATTGGTGGCTACAAAAGGTGCTGAAAAAGTAGTGTCGGGAGAGTTTGGGAACAAGGTTAAAAACATTTTTGACAGTTTAGGTGTCCGTCTTATAATGATTAAAGAGGATAAGACAATAGAACAGATTATTGAACTTTTAAAAAATAATAAAGAGTAG
- a CDS encoding DUF6371 domain-containing protein has protein sequence MKESHTYFLQPYKGPGSRFTCPACEDKHCFSLYVDENGDYLNEAVGRCNHESSCGYHYTPKQFFTDNPTARPNWKDNFFHIPQTTKKPTVKIRICTITTDIINSSVNPSIDSDFTLFLSSLIGREKTLKVIKDYFIGVTKNRDVIFYQIDKEGRCRTGKIMKYNRVTGRRIKDENIGGKITWVHSILKQSINPKLRLPDDWTLTQCLFGEHLLKKYPFKNVAIVESEKTALICSSFWPEYLWLATGGKSQLNDRLQVLKGRKIVAFPDVDGYQEWKEKLSQIKDLDITVSDILEKSATEEDRINHVDIADLLIRQHRKEYIPIIPVEEQRDPMKNMTFLKVKELGDFGNEEELALLIEEMELEMVGVKRIGN, from the coding sequence ATGAAAGAGTCACATACATACTTCCTGCAACCATACAAAGGTCCCGGAAGCCGTTTTACCTGTCCCGCTTGTGAGGACAAACACTGCTTCTCTCTTTATGTGGATGAAAACGGAGATTATTTAAATGAGGCTGTTGGAAGGTGTAATCATGAAAGTAGTTGCGGATACCACTATACACCAAAACAATTTTTCACAGACAATCCAACTGCTCGCCCCAACTGGAAAGATAACTTTTTCCATATACCTCAAACAACAAAAAAACCAACAGTAAAAATCAGAATATGTACAATAACAACAGATATTATAAACAGCTCGGTAAACCCATCAATAGACAGCGATTTCACACTATTCCTCTCAAGTTTAATTGGCAGAGAAAAAACCCTAAAAGTCATCAAAGACTACTTTATAGGAGTAACAAAAAACAGGGATGTGATTTTCTATCAGATAGACAAAGAGGGCCGGTGCCGTACAGGAAAGATAATGAAATATAACAGGGTGACTGGCCGACGAATAAAGGATGAAAATATTGGTGGAAAAATAACCTGGGTTCACTCAATTTTGAAACAGTCAATCAACCCCAAATTGCGTCTGCCGGATGACTGGACTTTAACTCAGTGTCTGTTTGGGGAGCATCTGTTGAAGAAATATCCATTTAAAAATGTAGCTATTGTAGAGAGTGAGAAGACTGCTCTAATATGCAGCTCTTTTTGGCCGGAGTATTTATGGCTGGCCACCGGTGGGAAGTCTCAGCTTAATGACCGGCTCCAGGTATTGAAAGGGCGTAAAATTGTGGCTTTCCCGGATGTGGATGGATACCAGGAGTGGAAGGAGAAGTTGTCTCAAATAAAGGATCTTGATATAACAGTCTCTGACATCCTGGAGAAGAGTGCCACTGAGGAGGACAGAATCAATCATGTGGATATTGCGGACCTGCTGATTAGGCAGCACCGGAAAGAGTATATTCCGATTATTCCGGTTGAGGAGCAGAGAGATCCGATGAAGAATATGACATTTCTGAAGGTGAAGGAGCTGGGGGATTTTGGTAATGAAGAAGAGCTAGCTTTGTTGATTGAAGAGATGGAATTGGAGATGGTGGGGGTGAAGAGAATTGGAAATTAA
- a CDS encoding ATP-binding protein gives MVKIAIASGKGGTGKTFVSTNFYQSLLKRGANVSLTDCDAEEPNAAAFFNISERSRIKVTQKVPVIDIDKCLFCGRCQDWCAYNAILILKERKMAKVMEEMCHDCGACLLACNYGAITEKDVDLGDVTTYDVQGLSSLVEGRLKVGVYTPVPVLKKAISATSAEIEIFDSPPGTSCPFIHTVNASDYIILVTEPTPFGLNDLKLSVEILRHMEKRFSVIVNRAGLGCNEVYEYLENEKIDLLAEIPFDRNYAEIYSKGGLVTEENEGISLQFEVMANKILQWNLQ, from the coding sequence ATGGTTAAAATAGCAATAGCGAGCGGTAAGGGTGGTACAGGAAAAACATTTGTGTCAACCAATTTTTATCAGTCATTATTAAAGAGAGGGGCCAATGTGTCCCTTACAGATTGTGATGCTGAGGAGCCTAATGCTGCCGCTTTTTTTAATATTTCAGAGAGGAGTAGAATTAAGGTTACTCAAAAAGTTCCTGTTATTGATATCGATAAGTGTCTCTTTTGTGGAAGGTGTCAGGATTGGTGCGCGTACAACGCCATATTAATTCTGAAAGAGAGGAAAATGGCTAAAGTAATGGAGGAGATGTGTCATGATTGCGGTGCTTGTCTGCTGGCCTGTAATTACGGAGCCATTACTGAAAAAGATGTGGATTTGGGAGATGTCACAACATACGATGTACAGGGACTATCCTCTCTTGTTGAGGGAAGATTAAAAGTGGGTGTTTATACACCTGTTCCGGTGCTCAAAAAGGCAATATCAGCAACTAGTGCAGAGATAGAGATTTTTGATTCTCCACCCGGTACATCTTGTCCATTTATTCATACAGTAAATGCCTCCGACTATATAATTCTTGTTACAGAGCCAACCCCCTTTGGATTAAATGATCTTAAACTCTCTGTTGAGATTTTAAGACATATGGAGAAGCGTTTCTCTGTAATTGTAAACAGGGCAGGGTTGGGTTGCAACGAGGTTTATGAGTATCTGGAAAATGAGAAAATTGATCTTCTTGCAGAGATACCATTTGATAGAAATTATGCGGAGATCTATTCAAAAGGAGGACTTGTCACAGAGGAGAACGAAGGTATCTCCCTTCAATTTGAAGTAATGGCTAATAAAATATTACAATGGAACTTGCAGTAA
- a CDS encoding reverse transcriptase family protein, with the protein MNKKFEAYKNKFVIKASENGYSVENINKCLAYAEPLISRDLPVIYNTSHFCSLVGYNKSYIKKAALYSKSFYRSFPIKKKDGGSRIISEPLPSMKEIQDWILQEILYNVKVSRYAKAYIHKRNIKDHVKYHTKSKKILTMDIKDFFGSIKFELVQKMFEDIGYSAILSNLLTKLCFLENKLPQGAPTSPYISNIILNGFDDAMSIYCRENDIKYTRYADDLAFSGEIKTTELVKKVRQELNKLGLKIKGTKTKLMKQNHQQIISGIIVNQIPQVPKKERNDIRNIMFYIKKFGIQSHMEKTNQNKNNYLEHLLGKINYILSLNSADKEFIEYKQILKGLKNASR; encoded by the coding sequence ATGAATAAGAAATTTGAAGCTTACAAAAACAAATTTGTAATAAAAGCCTCGGAAAATGGATACTCCGTGGAAAATATTAATAAGTGTCTTGCATATGCGGAACCTTTAATAAGCCGTGACCTTCCTGTAATTTATAATACCTCGCATTTTTGCTCACTTGTTGGATATAATAAGAGCTATATTAAAAAAGCTGCTCTTTATTCGAAATCTTTTTATAGAAGTTTCCCCATCAAGAAAAAAGATGGTGGTTCACGGATAATTTCTGAACCATTACCTAGCATGAAAGAAATTCAAGACTGGATTTTACAAGAGATTTTGTATAATGTAAAAGTCAGTAGGTATGCTAAAGCATATATCCACAAAAGAAATATTAAAGACCATGTAAAATATCACACAAAATCAAAGAAAATTCTGACAATGGATATAAAAGATTTCTTTGGTTCTATAAAATTTGAGTTAGTTCAAAAAATGTTTGAAGACATAGGTTATTCTGCAATACTATCAAACTTACTAACAAAACTTTGTTTTCTAGAGAACAAACTACCACAAGGAGCTCCTACAAGTCCATATATATCAAATATAATCCTGAACGGTTTTGATGACGCTATGTCAATTTATTGCAGAGAAAATGATATTAAATATACTCGATATGCGGACGATTTAGCATTTTCAGGTGAAATAAAAACAACAGAATTAGTAAAAAAGGTTAGACAGGAATTGAATAAGCTTGGGTTAAAAATTAAAGGAACGAAAACAAAGCTTATGAAACAGAATCACCAACAGATAATTTCAGGGATTATTGTAAATCAAATACCACAAGTTCCCAAAAAAGAAAGAAATGACATTCGAAATATAATGTTTTACATTAAGAAATTTGGTATTCAAAGCCATATGGAAAAGACCAATCAAAATAAGAATAATTACTTGGAACATTTACTTGGAAAAATAAATTACATTTTATCTCTGAATTCGGCAGATAAAGAATTTATAGAATACAAACAGATACTAAAGGGCTTAAAAAATGCCAGCAGGTAA
- a CDS encoding heme-binding domain-containing protein, whose translation MKKINILSGKALAAIFSFALLGLLSINAVLSGEQSPKPIPDDVMKILNNSCGKCHNQGGSGAALANLNFTKWDNYDAVKQAKKAEAICRTITSGKMPPKSFVKKNPQVVLTEDQKIFICTWSKQ comes from the coding sequence ATGAAAAAGATTAATATTTTATCCGGAAAAGCTCTTGCAGCTATCTTCTCGTTTGCTCTTCTGGGTTTGCTAAGCATCAATGCCGTACTCTCAGGCGAACAGTCACCCAAGCCTATACCTGATGATGTCATGAAAATTCTTAACAACTCCTGCGGAAAGTGTCATAATCAAGGAGGAAGCGGAGCTGCTCTTGCAAATCTCAACTTTACAAAATGGGATAATTATGATGCTGTTAAGCAAGCTAAAAAGGCTGAGGCAATTTGCAGGACAATTACATCGGGAAAGATGCCCCCAAAATCCTTCGTTAAAAAGAATCCACAAGTAGTTCTCACAGAGGATCAGAAGATTTTTATTTGCACCTGGAGTAAGCAATAA